One Neovison vison isolate M4711 chromosome 2, ASM_NN_V1, whole genome shotgun sequence genomic window carries:
- the HMX3 gene encoding homeobox protein HMX3, which translates to MPEPGPDAPGTASAQPPPPPPPPPPPPAPKESPFSIKNLLNGDHHRPPPKPQPPPRTLFAPASAAAAAAAAAAAAAKGALEGAAGFALSQVGDLAFPRFEIPAQRFALPAHYLERSPAWWYPYTLTPAGGHLSRPEASEKALLRDSSPASGTDRDSPEPLLKADPDHKELDSKSPDEIILEESDSEEGKKEGEAAAGAAGASVGAAAATPGAEDWKKGAESPEKKPACRKKKTRTVFSRSQVFQLESTFDMKRYLSSSERAGLAASLHLTETQVKIWFQNRRNKWKRQLAAELEAANLSHAAAQRIVRVPILYHENSAAEGAAAAAAGAPVPVSQPLLTFPHPVYYSHPVVSSVPLLRPV; encoded by the exons ATGCCGGAGCCCGGGCCGGACGCCCCTGGCACCGCTAGCGcgcagcccccgccgccgccgccgccgccgcccccaccTCCCGCGCCCAAGGAGTCCCCGTTCTCCATCAAGAACCTGCTCAACGGAGACCACCACCGGCCGCCCCCTAAGCCGCAGCCGCCCCCACGGACGCTCTTTGCGCCGGCctccgccgctgctgccgccgccgctgccgccgccgctgcggCCAAGGGGGCTCTGGAGGGCGCCGCGGGCTTCGCGCTCTCGCAGGTGGGCGACCTGGCTTTCCCCCGCTTTGAGATCCCGGCGCAGAGGTTTGCCCTGCCCGCGCACTACCTGGAGCGCTCCCCGGCCTGGTGGTACCCCTACACCCTGACCCCCGCCGGCGGCCACCTCTCGAGACCTGAAG CTTCGGAGAAGGCCCTCCTGCGAGACTCCTCCCCCGCTTCGGGAACCGATCGCGACTCCCCCGAGCCGCTGCTCAAAGCCGACCCCGACCACAAGGAGCTGGACTCCAAGAGCCCGGACGAGATCATTCTGGAGGAGAGCGACTCGGAGGAAGGCAAGAAGGAGGGCGAGGCggcggcgggagcggccggggcgagcgtgggggcggcggcggcgacgcCGGGCGCCGAGGACTGGAAGAAGGGCGCCGAGAGCCCGGAGAAGAAGCCCGCGTGCCGCAAAAAGAAGACGCGCACGGTCTTCTCGCGCAGCCAGGTCTTCCAGCTCGAGTCCACTTTCGACATGAAGCGCTACCTGAGCAGCTCGGAGCGCGCCGGCCTGGCCGCGTCGCTGCACCTCACCGAGACGCAGGTCAAGATCTGGTTCCAGAACCGCCGCAACAAGTGGAAGCGGCAGCTGGCGGCCGAGCTGGAGGCGGCCAACCTGAGCCACGCCGCGGCGCAGCGCATCGTGCGGGTGCCCATCCTCTACCACGAGAACTCGGCGGCCGAGGGCGCCGCGGCCGCGGCCGCGGGGGCCCCGGTGCCTGTCAGTCAGCCGCTGCTCACCTTCCCGCACCCCGTGTACTACTCGCACCCGGTGGTCTCCTCTGTGCCGCTGCTACGGCCGGTCTGA
- the HMX2 gene encoding homeobox protein HMX2 — MGSKEDAGKGCPAAGGVSSFTIQSILGGGPSEVPREPAGWPARKRSLSVSSEEEEPDDGWKAPACFCPDPHGPKEPGPKHHPPIPFPCLGTPKGSGGAGPTSSERTPFLSPSHPDFKEEKERLLPAGSPSPGPERPRDGGAERQAGAKKKTRTVFSRSQVYQLESTFDMKRYLSSSERACLASSLQLTETQVKTWFQNRRNKWKRQLSAELEAANMAHASAQTLVGMPLVFRDSSLLRVPVPRSLAFPAPLYYPGSNLSALPLYNLYNKLDY; from the exons ATGGGCAGCAAGGAAGATGCAGGCAAGGGGTGTCCGGCGGCCGGCGGCGTCTCCAGCTTCACCATTCAGTCCATCCTGGGCGGGGGCCCCTCGGAGGTGCCACGAGAGCCCGCCGGCTGGCCGGCCAGGAAGCGCAGCCTGTCCGTGTCCtcggaggaggaggagccggACGACGGCTGGAAGGCAcctgcctgcttctgcccagaCCCGCACGGCCCCAAGGAGCCGGGCCCCAAGCATCACCCCCCCATCCCCTTTCCTTGCCTGG GTACCCCCAAGGGCAGCGGAGGCGCGGGGCCGACGAGCTCGGAGCGCACGCCTTTCCTCTCCCCGTCACACCCGGactttaaggaagaaaaagagcgGCTGCTGCCCGCGGGCTCGCCGTCGCCGGGGCCCGAGCGGCCGCGGGACGGCGGCGCCGAGCGGCAGGCGGGCGCCAAGAAGAAGACGCGCACGGTCTTCTCGCGCAGCCAGGTGTACCAGCTCGAGTCCACCTTCGACATGAAGCGCTACCTGAGCAGCTCGGAGCGCGCCTGCCTCGCCTCCAGCCTGCAGCTCACCGAGACCCAGGTCAAGACTTGGTTCCAGAACCGCCGCAACAAGTGGAAGCGGCAGCTCTCGGCCGAGCTGGAGGCGGCCAACATGGCGCACGCGTCGGCGCAGACTCTGGTGGGAATGCCGCTGGTGTTCCGGGACAGCTCGCTGCTGCGCGTGCCGGTGCCGCGCTCGCTCGCCTTCCCCGCGCCGCTCTACTACCCCGGCAGCAACCTCTCGGCCTTACCTCTCTACAACCTCTACAACAAGCTCGACTACTGA
- the BUB3 gene encoding mitotic checkpoint protein BUB3 isoform X2: MTGSNEFKLNQPPEDGISSVKFSPNTSQFLLVSSWDTSVRLYDVPANSMRLKYQHTGAVLDCAFYDPTHAWSGGLDHQLKMHDLNTDQENLVGTHDAPIRCVEYCPEVNVMVTGSWDQTVKLWDPRTPCNAGTFSQPEKVYTLSVSGDRLIVGTAGRRVLVWDLRNMGYVQQRRESSLKYQTRCIRAFPNKQGYVLSSIEGRVAVEYLDPSPEVQKKKYAFKCHRLKENNIEQIYPVNAISFHNIHNTFATGGSDGFVNIWDPFNKKRLCQFHRYPTSIASLAFSNDGTTLAIASSYMYEMDDTEHPEDGIFIRQVTDAETKPKST, from the exons ATGACCGGTTCTAACGAGTTCAAACTGAACCAGCCACCCGAGGATGGCATTTCCTCGGTGAAGTTCAGCCCCAACACCTCCCAGTTCCTCCTGGTCTCGTCCTGGGACACGTCGGTGCGCCTCTACGACGTGCCGGCCAACTCCATGCGGCTCAAGTACCAGCACACCGGCGCGGTCCTGGACTGTGCCTTCTAC GATCCAACACATGCTTGGAGTGGAGGATTAGACCATCAGTTGAAAATGCATGATTTGAACACTGATCAAG AAAATCTCGTCGGAACCCATGATGCCCCTATCAGATGTGTTGAATATTGCCCAGAAGTGAATGTGATGGTGACAGGGAGTTGGGATCAGACAGTTAAACTGTGGGATCCCAGAACTCCTTGTAATGCAGGGACCTTCTCTCAGCCCGAAAAG GTGTACACCCTGTCAGTGTCTGGAGACCGGCTGATTGTGGGCACTGCAGGCCGCAGAGTGCTGGTGTGGGACTTACGGAACATGGGCTACGTGCAGCAGCGCCGGGAGTCCAGCCTCAAGTACCAGACTCGCTGCATCCGGGCATTTCCCAACAAGCAG GGCTATGTATTAAGCTCCATAGAAGGCCGAGTGGCAGTTGAGTACTTGGACCCAAGCCCTGAGGTGCAGAAGAAGAAGTACGCCTTCAAGTGTCACAGACTGAAGGAGAACAACATCGAGCAGATCTACCCGGTCAATGCCATTTCCTTTCACAACATCCACAACACATTTGCTACAG GTGGCtctgatggatttgtaaacattTGGGACCCATTTAACAAGAAGCGGCTGTGCCAGTTCCACCGGTACCCCACCAGCATTGCGTCTCTGGCCTTCAGTAACGACGGGACCACGCTCGCAATAGCATCGTCGTATATGTATGAAATGGATGACACAGAACATCCCGAAGATGGTATCTTCATTCGCCAAGTGACAGATGCAGAAACAAAACCCAA GTCCACCTAA
- the BUB3 gene encoding mitotic checkpoint protein BUB3 isoform X1: MTGSNEFKLNQPPEDGISSVKFSPNTSQFLLVSSWDTSVRLYDVPANSMRLKYQHTGAVLDCAFYDPTHAWSGGLDHQLKMHDLNTDQENLVGTHDAPIRCVEYCPEVNVMVTGSWDQTVKLWDPRTPCNAGTFSQPEKVYTLSVSGDRLIVGTAGRRVLVWDLRNMGYVQQRRESSLKYQTRCIRAFPNKQGYVLSSIEGRVAVEYLDPSPEVQKKKYAFKCHRLKENNIEQIYPVNAISFHNIHNTFATGGSDGFVNIWDPFNKKRLCQFHRYPTSIASLAFSNDGTTLAIASSYMYEMDDTEHPEDGIFIRQVTDAETKPKSPCT; encoded by the exons ATGACCGGTTCTAACGAGTTCAAACTGAACCAGCCACCCGAGGATGGCATTTCCTCGGTGAAGTTCAGCCCCAACACCTCCCAGTTCCTCCTGGTCTCGTCCTGGGACACGTCGGTGCGCCTCTACGACGTGCCGGCCAACTCCATGCGGCTCAAGTACCAGCACACCGGCGCGGTCCTGGACTGTGCCTTCTAC GATCCAACACATGCTTGGAGTGGAGGATTAGACCATCAGTTGAAAATGCATGATTTGAACACTGATCAAG AAAATCTCGTCGGAACCCATGATGCCCCTATCAGATGTGTTGAATATTGCCCAGAAGTGAATGTGATGGTGACAGGGAGTTGGGATCAGACAGTTAAACTGTGGGATCCCAGAACTCCTTGTAATGCAGGGACCTTCTCTCAGCCCGAAAAG GTGTACACCCTGTCAGTGTCTGGAGACCGGCTGATTGTGGGCACTGCAGGCCGCAGAGTGCTGGTGTGGGACTTACGGAACATGGGCTACGTGCAGCAGCGCCGGGAGTCCAGCCTCAAGTACCAGACTCGCTGCATCCGGGCATTTCCCAACAAGCAG GGCTATGTATTAAGCTCCATAGAAGGCCGAGTGGCAGTTGAGTACTTGGACCCAAGCCCTGAGGTGCAGAAGAAGAAGTACGCCTTCAAGTGTCACAGACTGAAGGAGAACAACATCGAGCAGATCTACCCGGTCAATGCCATTTCCTTTCACAACATCCACAACACATTTGCTACAG GTGGCtctgatggatttgtaaacattTGGGACCCATTTAACAAGAAGCGGCTGTGCCAGTTCCACCGGTACCCCACCAGCATTGCGTCTCTGGCCTTCAGTAACGACGGGACCACGCTCGCAATAGCATCGTCGTATATGTATGAAATGGATGACACAGAACATCCCGAAGATGGTATCTTCATTCGCCAAGTGACAGATGCAGAAACAAAACCCAA GTCACCATGTACttga